A segment of the Vicinamibacterales bacterium genome:
CCTGGGCGAAGGACGCGACGCTCGAGGTCCAGGAGTACGTCCGCCTGCTCGCCCGCGTGGCGCGGGGGACCTTCTCGCGTCCGATCTACTACCGCGACATCATCGAGCAGTTCGACGCCATCGGCATCGGGTCGCTGACCGTCGTGCTGCTCGCCGGGCTGTTCACCGGGATGGTGCTGGCGCTCAACTCCGGCATGACGCTCGATCAGTTCGGGGCGCGATCGATGATCGGCCGGTTGATCAGCGCCTCGATGGTGAAGGAGCTCGGCCCGGTGCTGAGCGGGCTGATGGTGTCGGGGCGCGTCGGCTCGGGCATCGCGGCGGAGCTCGGATCGATGCAGGTCACCGATCAGATCGCGGCGCTGCGCGCGCTCGGCACCGATCCGGTCCGCAAGCTGGTGGTGCCGCGCGTCCTCGCCGGGGTGCTGATGATGCCGCTGCTCAGCATCCTCGCCACCGGCATCGGCATGGTCGGCGGCTGGGTCGTCACCGTGCTGCAGTTCCACGTCGCCAGCTCGGTCTACTGGAGCAGCGTCGTCCAGGGGCTCTACATCCAGGACGTCTGGATGGGGATCATCAAGCCGATCTTCCTCGGGTTCACCATCGTGACGATCGGCTGCCACGTCGGCATGCGGACGACGGGCGGCACGCAGGGCGTCGGCAGCTCGACCAAGCTCGCCGTCGTCGCCAGCTCGGTCGCGGTGATCGCGGTCGACTTCATGGTCACCAAGGTCCTGATCGTGCTGATCTACTGAGATGGCGCCGCTCGATACCTCCCGTTCGGCGCTGCTCGACGAAGCGCTGGCGTTCGGCGGGCCGATCGTCGTGTTCGATCAGGTGAATCTGGCGTTCGACGAGAAGGTGATCCTGCGCGGCGTGAGCTTCACGCTGCAGACCGGCCACACCAAGATCTTCCTCGGCGCGAGCGGCGCGGGGAAGTCGACGATCCTGCGGCTGGCGCTCGGACTGCTGCGGCCGGACACCGGCCGCATCTTCGTCAACGGCGAGCAGATCGACGGCATGTCGGAGGACGCGCTGATGCGCGTGCGCGCCGATCTCGGCATGGTGTTCCAGGAGGGGGCGCTGTTCGATTCGCTGACCGTCCGCGAGAACGTCGGCTACAAGCTCTTCGAGGAGCTGCAGTGGCCGATCGACAAGGCCAACGCGCGGGTCGAGGAGGTGCTCGGCTTCGTCGGCCTGGGGGAGTTCATCGATCGCATGCCGTCCGAGCTGTCGGGCGGCCAGCGGCGCCGCGTCGCGATCGCGCGCGCGATGGCGGCCAAGCCACGCATCCTGCTCTACGACGAGCCGACGACCGGGCTCGACCCGATCACGTCGCTGAGCGTCGACGAGGAGATCATCAAGCTTCGCGATCTCGAGGGGGTCAGCTCGGTGCTGGTGACGCATCAGCTGCGCGATGCGTTCTTCGTCGCCGAGCACGCGGCGACGCGCGAGGGCAGCGAGGTGTCGTTCGCCAAGGCCGACGACGACAAGGCGCAGCAGGCCGAGTTCATCATGCTGAAGGACGGCCGCATCCATTTCGAGGGGAACGCCGGCGAGCTGCGCGCGCTCGCCCGGCATGACGAGTACGTGCAGTCGTTTCTGTCGTGACCGCTGCCGATGACCGAGAACCGATACACTCCAACCGGACACAAGCAAGGACTCAGCAATGCCTAGGACTCGATCGCTCGCCTGGTCGGAACTGAAAATCGGCGTCATGGCCGTGATTGCGCTGGCGCTCACCGCCGTGCTGGTGGTCGCCGTCGGCGGGGCGAGCGGATTCGCGTGGGAGCGCTACGACCTCAAGACCAGCTTCCCCAACGTGCAGGGGCTGAAGAGCGGCGCCATCGTCCGCGTGGCCGGCGTCGAGGTCGGCAAGGTGACGAAGGTGGAACTGTCGGGCACGGGGGTCGACGTCCATCTGTCGATCAAGAAGGAGAACCAGTCGCGGGTCACCACCGATTCGTTCGCGTCGATCGGGTCGATGAGCCTGCTGGGCGAGCCGCTGATCGACGTGTCGCCGGCCTCCACCGGAACGCCGCTGAAGGACGGCGACGTCATCAAGTCGCGGCGCCCGGCGGCGCAGCTCGCCGACGTCGCCGAGACCGCGAACCAGGGGATCGAGCACGCGACGGCGCTGCTGAAGGACATTCGCGACGGGCGGGGCTCGGTCGGCAAGCTGTTCACGGACGAGGAGCTCTATCGCGAGCTGAACGCCTTCGTCGCGTCCGCCAACGCGGTGGCGTCGTCGATCAACCGCGGCCAGGGTACGCTGGGCAAGTTCACGCGCGACTCCCGGGTCTACGACGAACTGCAGGGCTCGCTGAACAACCTGCAGGACATGACCCGCCGGATCAACGCCGGCGAGGGCAGCCTGGGCGCCTTCCTCAAGGACGATCGGCTGGCGAAGTCGCTGACCGCGACGAGCGGCAACTTCGAGCAGGTCAGCGCGCGGCTGACGCGGAACGACAACACCGCCGGGAAGCTGCTGACGGAAAAGGAGCTGTACGATCGGTTGAACAGCACGATCGCGCGCCTCGACGACCTGACCCGCAACCTGAATTCGGGCCAGGGGACGGCCGGCCAGCTGCTGCACAACAAAGAGATGTATGACAATATGAACTCAGCCGCGAAGGAGCTGAAAGAGCTGATCGCGGCGATCAAACAGGATCCCAAGAAGTACCTCAACGTGCGGGTCAGCATCTTCTGAAGAGCGGACAGCGGCAGACAGAGGAGACATATGGCGCGAGATGACAGCGGAGCCGGCACCGTCGTCGTGGCGTTCGTGCTCGGCGCGATCACTGGAGCGGCGGTGGCGCTGCTGATGGCGCCGGCGACCGGCGAAGAGACGCGGCGGCTGCTGGCCGACAAGGCCCGCGAGGGGCGCGAGCGCGCGGGTGAAGCGGCGCGCCAGGGGCGCGACATGTGGCACCGGCAGCGCGAGAACCTGAACCAGGCGTTCGAGCGCGGGCGCGAGGCCTACGAGCAGGCGCGCGGCGGATCGCCGATCGCTCCGCCGGGGGAGGGCGTGTGAACGAGTGGAGCCAGGCATTTCTCGGCGTCATCGCCGTGTCGACGGCGCTGATGGCCGTGATGCAGATCGGCGCCCTCGTCGTGCTCGCCAGGGTCGCACTCCAGGTCCGTGAG
Coding sequences within it:
- a CDS encoding ABC transporter permease, which codes for MPAKRIESWAKDATLEVQEYVRLLARVARGTFSRPIYYRDIIEQFDAIGIGSLTVVLLAGLFTGMVLALNSGMTLDQFGARSMIGRLISASMVKELGPVLSGLMVSGRVGSGIAAELGSMQVTDQIAALRALGTDPVRKLVVPRVLAGVLMMPLLSILATGIGMVGGWVVTVLQFHVASSVYWSSVVQGLYIQDVWMGIIKPIFLGFTIVTIGCHVGMRTTGGTQGVGSSTKLAVVASSVAVIAVDFMVTKVLIVLIY
- a CDS encoding ATP-binding cassette domain-containing protein; the protein is MAPLDTSRSALLDEALAFGGPIVVFDQVNLAFDEKVILRGVSFTLQTGHTKIFLGASGAGKSTILRLALGLLRPDTGRIFVNGEQIDGMSEDALMRVRADLGMVFQEGALFDSLTVRENVGYKLFEELQWPIDKANARVEEVLGFVGLGEFIDRMPSELSGGQRRRVAIARAMAAKPRILLYDEPTTGLDPITSLSVDEEIIKLRDLEGVSSVLVTHQLRDAFFVAEHAATREGSEVSFAKADDDKAQQAEFIMLKDGRIHFEGNAGELRALARHDEYVQSFLS
- a CDS encoding MlaD family protein; translated protein: MPRTRSLAWSELKIGVMAVIALALTAVLVVAVGGASGFAWERYDLKTSFPNVQGLKSGAIVRVAGVEVGKVTKVELSGTGVDVHLSIKKENQSRVTTDSFASIGSMSLLGEPLIDVSPASTGTPLKDGDVIKSRRPAAQLADVAETANQGIEHATALLKDIRDGRGSVGKLFTDEELYRELNAFVASANAVASSINRGQGTLGKFTRDSRVYDELQGSLNNLQDMTRRINAGEGSLGAFLKDDRLAKSLTATSGNFEQVSARLTRNDNTAGKLLTEKELYDRLNSTIARLDDLTRNLNSGQGTAGQLLHNKEMYDNMNSAAKELKELIAAIKQDPKKYLNVRVSIF
- a CDS encoding YtxH domain-containing protein, translated to MARDDSGAGTVVVAFVLGAITGAAVALLMAPATGEETRRLLADKAREGRERAGEAARQGRDMWHRQRENLNQAFERGREAYEQARGGSPIAPPGEGV